In Sphingobacterium sp. PCS056, the following proteins share a genomic window:
- a CDS encoding LiaF transmembrane domain-containing protein has translation MEKEPFVPKSNNSKNIIGGIIILIGILLLLKNLNIDFFFPSWIFGWYMIPIIIGLVIGVNSNFQKKSSVILIAVGLAFLAKRIMHTDFGGIIFPVLIIGLGAYFIMGRKKGLPPLPPTPLTPNSPPRPPADFDWDKRVVDPNTESVQAEGEDRLTDENSTINDNSKQGLLNEQTFAAPNYSQTDNSFEDVLNVNSIFASLKKLILSKNFRGGNIACMFGSVSIDLTQADITDVAVIDAFQMFGSAKIIVPANWTVYSNVSSVFGDVDDRRFNVGLTRDPAKKLYITGTCLFGNLTIRNA, from the coding sequence ATGGAAAAAGAGCCATTCGTACCAAAAAGTAACAACAGCAAAAATATCATAGGTGGTATCATCATACTCATTGGAATCCTATTATTGCTAAAAAATTTAAACATAGATTTCTTCTTCCCATCATGGATATTTGGTTGGTATATGATCCCGATCATTATAGGTCTAGTAATCGGTGTTAATTCAAATTTTCAAAAAAAATCCTCTGTTATATTAATAGCCGTTGGTCTAGCATTTCTTGCCAAAAGAATTATGCATACTGATTTTGGAGGTATTATTTTTCCCGTACTGATTATAGGATTAGGAGCTTACTTTATTATGGGCAGAAAAAAAGGATTGCCTCCACTTCCACCTACTCCACTAACTCCTAATAGCCCACCTAGACCTCCTGCGGATTTTGATTGGGACAAGCGCGTTGTCGATCCTAATACAGAAAGTGTTCAGGCTGAAGGTGAAGATAGACTAACAGATGAAAATTCTACTATAAACGATAACAGTAAACAAGGTCTGCTCAACGAGCAGACCTTCGCTGCTCCAAATTACTCACAAACGGATAATAGCTTCGAGGATGTACTCAATGTCAACTCCATATTTGCAAGTCTTAAAAAGCTCATTCTATCTAAAAACTTTAGAGGAGGAAATATCGCTTGTATGTTTGGTAGCGTATCCATTGACCTGACACAAGCAGATATTACCGATGTCGCAGTTATTGATGCCTTTCAAATGTTTGGCAGTGCTAAAATTATTGTTCCAGCAAATTGGACAGTATACTCCAATGTATCTTCGGTTTTCGGAGATGTCGATGATCGACGTTTCAATGTGGGTCTCACCAGAGATCCTGCAAAAAAATTATATATTACAGGCACCTGTCTTTTTGGAAATTTGACCATTAGAAATGCCTAG
- a CDS encoding DUF3276 family protein — MGDFENKEREEVFSKKVRAGKRTYFFDVKATRSNDYYITITESKKRFEDGQFIKHKIFLYKEDFEKFAEGLTDVVEYIKSNQEVVEKRYEPNFEDPAYASESSKDDFSF, encoded by the coding sequence ATGGGAGATTTTGAAAACAAAGAGCGAGAAGAGGTTTTTTCAAAAAAAGTGAGAGCAGGTAAACGTACTTATTTTTTTGATGTAAAGGCTACACGGTCTAACGATTACTACATTACCATCACTGAAAGTAAAAAACGTTTTGAAGACGGACAGTTTATTAAACACAAAATATTCTTGTACAAAGAAGACTTTGAAAAATTTGCAGAAGGTTTGACAGATGTTGTTGAATACATTAAGTCGAATCAAGAAGTTGTTGAAAAACGTTATGAGCCTAATTTTGAGGACCCAGCATATGCTAGTGAATCATCTAAAGATGATTTTTCTTTCTAA
- a CDS encoding FadR/GntR family transcriptional regulator: MSTNSTLINFVNTIDTSSLVDKVEKEIINLFISQGLKIGDALPKELELAETLGVSRTVIREAMLRLRLVGLVESKKHRGAVLTSPDLISPMKKSLYPTIMDDKTLRDLFEMRLILELGMADLLYQRITPEDIQELEAIVSKESIDLDNSIFDIEIEVAFHGKLYEISGNIMLKDFQNLLLPVFKFVHSSGMLIEKSNSKNFISHRGLVDILKVGTPEVFRNAMRQHLDNHFQRIQQYDNTMID, from the coding sequence ATGAGCACAAATTCAACATTAATCAACTTTGTAAATACCATTGACACCTCTTCTTTAGTGGATAAAGTAGAGAAAGAAATCATCAATCTATTTATAAGTCAAGGGCTAAAAATAGGAGATGCACTTCCAAAAGAATTAGAATTAGCTGAAACTTTAGGCGTGAGTCGCACAGTAATACGTGAAGCTATGTTACGATTAAGATTAGTCGGGTTGGTAGAATCCAAAAAACATAGAGGAGCCGTATTAACAAGTCCCGATTTAATCAGTCCAATGAAAAAATCGCTTTATCCAACCATTATGGATGATAAAACATTACGTGATCTATTCGAAATGCGCTTAATTTTAGAGCTTGGAATGGCTGATTTATTGTATCAACGCATTACTCCCGAAGATATTCAAGAATTGGAAGCTATTGTTTCAAAAGAATCTATTGATTTAGACAATAGTATATTTGACATTGAAATCGAAGTTGCTTTTCATGGAAAGCTTTATGAAATTAGTGGCAATATTATGTTAAAGGATTTTCAGAATTTACTTTTACCTGTATTTAAATTCGTTCACTCAAGTGGAATGTTGATTGAAAAATCCAATTCAAAAAACTTTATATCCCATCGTGGGCTTGTCGATATTTTAAAAGTCGGTACTCCTGAAGTATTTCGAAATGCGATGCGTCAACATTTAGACAATCACTTTCAGCGCATACAACAATATGATAACACCATGATTGATTAA
- a CDS encoding SusC/RagA family TonB-linked outer membrane protein, protein MYSNRKLKHLLIWSMLAGNLALVHAQDRNIQGKVRDAVTGEVLSNVTVSVKGSKQSLQTRADGSFILPTHPNTVLIITSTGYKSQEVKVGQGETLDIKLESSNQQIDEVVVVGYGTQSRRSVTGSISKLDKEVLQNSPRSNVATALQGSIPGLQVVNKSGQPGAAPMLKLRGGASINNPGAPLVIVDGVIRDLNDISSENIESIDLLKDASATAIYGARANNGVLLVTTKTGKAGTSNISYKFVGGFNQRRAGYEYMNAGDYIQYTRQGYLNAGRSLQSVNSSRGLGISPDPAYNLAFDIKKFTDELKPLLNQGWKLVDDPYGGQIIYKDHGGEVEDALFRNTYTKDHYVNVSGGNDKGKYFAAFDAYNEDGVIVGSSYKRYTGDINGSYKLKPNVEVSTNVTLSTASQYGTPSSETNAIYRTLAIWPTFNPWIDEAKTQPNPGVSASDGNPLYWLGRLKRKNETNRIVANASLKWDIIPGLYFKATGNAYMKEELNESFQMSTQTYSNIFSNPQTIASSSRDAIRNLNRDFQTQFNGILNYSKSIAEKHNMSAMVGAEYFKVKTDYMQVYGKNAPTDDIPTVNASTVFAAGSNTSNASEYRIISSMGRLAYDYDGRILINAVYRLDGTSILAQGNRTGFFPGASAGWNMHQEEFFKKSVLSKYITTFKPRISYGENGNIAGLGRYQVQGVYNVQTSYNGLAGYLNTSPVNKNLAWETSKTTGAGLDLGILNNRITVLLDYYDRRTSNLLTNLLLPSYVGFPNITTNLGTLQNKGFEVAIQSQILKNPDGFNLNIGANAAFVKNKILELPYNGVENNRQGGLQVYDPASGQVKWVGGYQEGQTLGDIYAYKQVSIFKDDAEVSQIAGNRTDQIAGITGPNLPAGKNGRITPGDVNWLDVDGNNIIDSRDQVYIGNINPKWTGGFTTNMSYKGFNMFSNWEFALGHTIYNDLVARTLGNYQGTFNYLELQKQAWSPTNTETDIPKVYFADQVVGSKQNYTRGNNGNPSLNSNNSRFYEKGDYLALREITLSYDLPKWLYSKTHILSRARVYVSGNNLFYITKFSGPTPEPPVDGNNVATGVYGGTYPTPRSYVLGVQLSF, encoded by the coding sequence ATGTATTCAAACCGCAAATTAAAACATTTATTAATTTGGTCTATGCTAGCAGGAAATCTAGCTTTAGTGCATGCACAAGATCGAAACATCCAAGGTAAGGTTAGGGACGCCGTTACGGGAGAGGTGCTCAGTAATGTCACAGTCAGTGTAAAAGGGAGTAAACAATCCTTACAAACTAGAGCTGATGGATCATTTATTTTACCGACTCATCCAAATACAGTCTTAATCATCACTTCTACAGGGTATAAATCTCAGGAAGTAAAAGTTGGTCAAGGGGAAACATTGGATATCAAATTAGAATCATCAAATCAACAAATTGATGAAGTTGTTGTGGTGGGTTATGGTACACAGAGCAGAAGAAGTGTAACAGGTTCTATTTCTAAATTGGATAAAGAAGTACTTCAAAATTCGCCTAGATCTAATGTTGCAACTGCACTTCAAGGAAGTATTCCAGGATTACAGGTTGTTAATAAATCTGGTCAACCAGGTGCAGCTCCTATGTTAAAGTTAAGAGGTGGGGCCTCTATCAATAATCCGGGAGCACCGCTAGTTATTGTTGATGGTGTAATTCGGGATCTGAATGATATCAGTTCTGAAAACATTGAGTCGATTGATTTATTGAAAGATGCTTCTGCGACAGCTATTTACGGCGCTAGAGCAAACAATGGAGTGCTCTTGGTGACGACTAAAACAGGGAAGGCAGGCACTTCTAATATATCCTACAAATTTGTCGGAGGCTTTAATCAGCGCCGAGCAGGTTATGAATATATGAATGCGGGTGATTATATCCAGTATACGCGACAAGGCTATTTAAATGCTGGGCGCTCATTGCAATCTGTCAATAGCTCAAGGGGATTGGGTATTTCGCCAGATCCTGCTTACAATTTGGCATTTGATATTAAAAAATTCACAGATGAATTGAAGCCCTTATTAAATCAGGGTTGGAAGCTTGTGGATGATCCCTACGGAGGTCAGATCATTTATAAAGATCATGGTGGTGAAGTGGAAGATGCCTTATTTAGGAATACCTATACAAAAGATCATTATGTAAATGTTTCGGGAGGAAATGATAAAGGGAAATATTTCGCAGCATTCGATGCCTATAATGAAGATGGCGTGATCGTTGGCTCGAGTTACAAAAGATACACGGGTGATATCAATGGTTCTTACAAATTGAAACCTAACGTGGAAGTATCTACCAATGTGACACTTTCCACGGCTTCACAATATGGAACACCTTCTTCTGAAACGAATGCAATCTATAGGACATTAGCGATTTGGCCTACCTTTAACCCATGGATTGATGAAGCTAAAACGCAACCAAATCCTGGAGTTTCAGCTAGTGATGGTAATCCGTTATACTGGTTAGGACGTTTGAAACGTAAAAATGAAACGAACCGTATAGTCGCGAATGCTTCTTTAAAATGGGATATCATTCCGGGCCTTTATTTTAAAGCAACAGGTAATGCTTATATGAAAGAAGAGTTGAATGAGTCTTTCCAGATGTCTACGCAAACTTATTCCAATATATTTTCAAATCCACAAACGATAGCTAGTAGCTCAAGAGATGCTATTCGCAATTTGAATAGAGACTTTCAAACACAGTTTAATGGTATCTTAAATTATTCGAAAAGTATTGCAGAAAAGCATAATATGTCTGCAATGGTGGGAGCAGAATATTTTAAAGTGAAGACTGATTATATGCAAGTGTATGGAAAAAATGCACCTACTGATGATATCCCTACGGTCAATGCATCTACGGTTTTCGCAGCTGGAAGTAATACCAGTAATGCATCTGAGTACCGAATCATATCTTCAATGGGGCGACTTGCATATGATTATGATGGCAGAATATTGATCAATGCTGTATATCGATTAGATGGAACTTCTATATTAGCACAAGGAAATCGTACTGGATTTTTTCCTGGGGCATCCGCAGGATGGAATATGCATCAAGAAGAGTTTTTTAAGAAATCCGTTCTTTCAAAATATATAACCACCTTCAAACCACGGATAAGTTATGGTGAGAATGGAAATATCGCAGGTCTAGGTCGCTACCAAGTACAAGGAGTATATAATGTGCAGACTAGTTATAATGGTCTTGCAGGTTATTTAAATACTTCACCAGTAAATAAGAATCTAGCTTGGGAAACAAGTAAAACAACAGGTGCGGGTTTAGATTTAGGTATACTGAATAATCGTATTACGGTATTGCTAGATTATTATGATCGTCGTACAAGTAATTTGCTAACCAATTTGCTGTTGCCTAGTTACGTCGGGTTTCCAAACATTACAACGAATTTAGGAACTTTACAAAACAAAGGTTTCGAAGTCGCAATACAATCACAAATTTTAAAAAATCCTGATGGATTTAATTTAAATATTGGTGCAAATGCTGCTTTTGTCAAAAATAAAATATTAGAACTTCCATACAATGGTGTTGAAAATAATAGACAGGGCGGTTTACAGGTTTATGATCCAGCTTCAGGTCAGGTTAAATGGGTAGGTGGTTATCAAGAAGGTCAAACATTAGGTGATATCTATGCTTATAAACAAGTTTCCATCTTTAAAGATGATGCAGAAGTAAGTCAGATAGCGGGCAATAGAACGGATCAAATTGCAGGAATTACTGGACCAAATCTACCTGCAGGTAAAAATGGAAGGATAACGCCCGGTGATGTCAATTGGCTGGATGTTGATGGTAATAATATAATCGATTCTCGTGATCAAGTATATATCGGCAATATCAATCCTAAGTGGACTGGTGGTTTCACTACCAATATGAGTTACAAAGGATTCAATATGTTTTCCAATTGGGAATTTGCATTAGGACATACCATTTATAATGATCTTGTAGCGCGTACATTGGGTAATTATCAAGGTACCTTTAATTATTTAGAATTACAAAAACAGGCATGGTCTCCAACGAATACGGAAACAGATATTCCGAAAGTTTATTTTGCAGATCAAGTTGTGGGATCAAAACAGAATTATACACGGGGTAATAATGGCAACCCAAGTTTGAACAGTAATAATTCTAGATTTTATGAGAAAGGAGATTATTTAGCACTTCGTGAAATCACCCTTTCCTATGATCTTCCGAAATGGTTATACTCAAAAACACATATTCTTTCACGAGCTCGAGTTTATGTAAGTGGAAATAACCTCTTTTATATTACTAAATTTTCTGGTCCGACACCTGAACCACCAGTCGATGGAAACAATGTAGCAACTGGTGTATATGGGGGTACATATCCTACTCCGAGATCGTATGTTTTGGGCGTTCAACTTTCTTTTTAA
- the nanU gene encoding SusD family outer membrane lipoprotein NanU, which produces MKKIILTYLFVGSLTCLGLNSCTNDLELTPVSNYSDEIYWKTADQFDAFVVGLHSRFRTHERNFLFLGEMRAGLFGNDPGTTASFTGEASQGLERMWQHNLDMDNSGVSNFGGLYDQINQLNLMINKLNSTNVLTEGIKNYYLGIAHGMRAFYYFQLYRTWGDVVIQIEAIDKIEVSNLAKAASPEAEVMALIKSDLDQSVSAFGTDYSIKQERSFWSKSASLMLKAEVYLWSAHREGAKSDATIAKNALIDVKSNLPLALQTDFNSVNDVKSKGNNEMIFVLRHKLNEATLGFITDFVPNANILVNFSDSLAKRQFSVTQDNYGGLLRIPTRISTYRNYHDLDTRKNSSIQAAYSKDNAGNYKIAGCFLKKYQGEQNAGARAYTNDYPVYRYADLLLLLAEAKVILGESPKEEINLVRNRAFGIHYTESVLGYPNQSVDKDPNEAILQERKFEFLGEGKYWYDLRRFGNQYVFSRTGLSAQEAYKLLWPIDRASLTNNRALKQTVGYPEF; this is translated from the coding sequence ATGAAAAAAATAATATTAACCTATCTTTTTGTAGGAAGCTTAACCTGTTTGGGATTAAATTCATGTACAAATGATCTGGAACTTACACCAGTGAGTAACTATAGTGATGAAATTTACTGGAAGACTGCAGATCAATTTGATGCATTTGTCGTCGGTTTACATTCTAGATTTAGAACACATGAGCGTAATTTTTTATTTTTAGGTGAAATGCGTGCCGGGCTTTTCGGTAATGATCCAGGGACTACAGCATCTTTCACTGGAGAAGCATCACAAGGTCTGGAACGAATGTGGCAACACAATTTGGATATGGATAATTCTGGAGTAAGCAACTTTGGAGGATTATATGATCAGATCAACCAGCTTAATCTGATGATTAACAAATTGAACAGTACCAATGTATTGACTGAAGGAATAAAAAACTATTATCTGGGTATTGCTCATGGCATGCGTGCATTTTACTATTTCCAATTATATCGGACTTGGGGAGATGTTGTTATTCAGATAGAGGCTATCGATAAGATTGAAGTTTCCAATCTTGCAAAAGCAGCCTCTCCTGAAGCAGAGGTAATGGCGCTGATTAAATCAGATTTGGATCAATCAGTTTCAGCTTTTGGAACAGATTATAGTATTAAGCAAGAACGTTCATTTTGGTCTAAAAGTGCTTCTTTGATGCTCAAAGCAGAGGTTTATTTGTGGTCAGCACATCGTGAGGGTGCCAAATCAGATGCTACTATTGCGAAAAACGCTCTTATAGATGTAAAATCTAATTTACCTTTAGCTTTGCAAACAGACTTCAATAGTGTTAATGATGTGAAAAGTAAAGGAAATAATGAGATGATATTTGTGCTTAGGCATAAACTGAATGAAGCCACCCTTGGATTTATTACAGATTTTGTTCCTAATGCAAATATTCTTGTTAATTTCTCTGATTCGTTGGCTAAACGTCAATTTAGTGTGACGCAGGATAATTATGGAGGTTTATTACGGATTCCAACTCGTATCAGTACTTATCGTAATTATCATGATTTAGACACGCGTAAAAATAGCTCTATTCAGGCTGCATATAGTAAAGATAATGCAGGAAATTATAAAATTGCAGGTTGTTTTCTAAAGAAGTACCAAGGAGAGCAGAATGCAGGGGCCCGAGCTTACACGAATGACTATCCAGTATATCGTTATGCAGATCTTTTATTATTGTTGGCTGAAGCAAAAGTCATTCTAGGAGAAAGCCCAAAAGAAGAAATAAATCTAGTACGTAACCGTGCATTTGGTATTCATTATACGGAAAGTGTGTTAGGCTATCCAAATCAATCCGTTGATAAAGATCCAAATGAAGCGATTTTACAAGAACGTAAATTCGAATTTTTAGGGGAGGGTAAGTATTGGTACGACTTACGCAGGTTTGGCAATCAATACGTATTTTCACGTACAGGTTTATCGGCACAAGAAGCTTACAAATTGCTTTGGCCGATTGATCGAGCTTCACTGACAAATAACAGAGCTCTTAAACAGACTGTTGGTTATCCTGAATTTTAA
- a CDS encoding dihydrodipicolinate synthase family protein, translated as MITQKIEGLIAAPFTPFNENGTLNLAQIPNYYQSLKNNNVKGGFICGSTGEGVSLTFQEKVEVLKAWAKLTVKDPDFILMVLLGGTNIRECVELAKIAQQEGADAVSFTSPYYFKPANVEQLAKCCAEVAAAAPHTAFYYYHIPVLTGGNFAMLDLLKAVDGSIPNFAGIKYTHEDFMDFLSCMNFAGRKYDMLWGRDENMLSSLVLGSKGAVGSTYNYAAPLYHELIEAFNEGDFERANLLQQKSIDMITLLGKYGGISVGKSYMKQIGIDCGAFRLPVKNMSIEQYQTFEKDVAQLNFHTFCSK; from the coding sequence ATGATCACTCAAAAAATCGAGGGCTTAATTGCAGCTCCTTTTACGCCATTTAATGAAAATGGAACATTAAACTTAGCGCAAATACCCAATTATTATCAATCTTTAAAAAATAATAATGTGAAAGGGGGATTTATCTGTGGCTCAACGGGAGAAGGGGTATCTTTAACCTTTCAAGAAAAGGTTGAGGTGTTAAAAGCCTGGGCTAAACTCACGGTAAAGGATCCAGATTTCATATTGATGGTATTATTAGGAGGTACTAATATTCGGGAGTGTGTTGAATTGGCTAAAATTGCTCAACAGGAGGGTGCTGATGCTGTTTCATTTACATCTCCATATTATTTTAAACCTGCGAATGTAGAACAATTGGCCAAATGTTGCGCTGAAGTTGCAGCAGCGGCACCCCATACTGCTTTTTATTATTATCATATACCTGTATTGACTGGCGGAAATTTTGCAATGCTTGACTTACTAAAAGCAGTAGATGGTAGTATCCCAAATTTTGCAGGTATTAAATATACCCATGAAGATTTTATGGATTTTTTATCGTGTATGAATTTTGCTGGACGTAAATATGATATGTTGTGGGGAAGAGATGAAAATATGCTGTCATCCCTTGTTTTAGGATCAAAGGGTGCAGTTGGGAGTACTTATAACTACGCAGCACCATTATATCATGAATTGATAGAAGCATTTAATGAAGGTGACTTTGAACGAGCTAACTTACTACAACAAAAATCTATAGATATGATTACTTTATTGGGGAAATATGGTGGTATATCTGTAGGAAAATCTTACATGAAACAAATTGGAATCGATTGTGGTGCATTTAGGCTTCCTGTCAAAAATATGTCTATTGAACAATATCAAACCTTTGAAAAAGATGTTGCTCAATTGAATTTTCACACATTTTGTTCAAAGTAG
- a CDS encoding alpha-L-fucosidase: protein MKLLKKTTLLSLLSAAVLSATAQSSSVPYEGVSGWKETKDSRMEWFREARFGLFIHWGLYSAAGGSWDGKQYPQHYAEWIQAWAKVPSKTYAEVLKPKFTASKFDATAWASLAKEAGMKYVVITSRHHEGFSIFNSQQPYSLKNDITEGTNISPKGRDLYEEVVKAFRAKGLKAGAYYSLLDWQHPDSYEGLSYLNPNTTGYKPNHEVYKDYLYGQVKELANNYGGLDVLWLDFSSKNREGESWGTKRILTDLIKWQPQIIVNNRFWDGLENKNGDIGTPEKYIPPTGLPGMDWEVSHTMNESYGYSAHDQNWKSFDKTMRLFIETVSKGGNFLLNVGPDGEGVIPEKAVKLLQDIGQWMKVNSEAIYGTTASPFQGLDWGYCTQKGKKLYFHVFDIPQNGAIEVPLSSAISKAYVIGNSKKSLKITKTSAGKTIQLPTNFKGQMPLVIVAEINGLPEVIRQQIRTQKDGRIVLTANNAKLIGAGGIKLIGATTHNPNRPNAIGDWSNKGDQVIWDIKIQRPGTYKVIVNYLPNEQKSGTISLSFGNNKLSYQLNDAKGNQFVDMEIGTFEISQQSLGDTALKVELKALEIKGNMLPEISSIRLIPAK, encoded by the coding sequence ATGAAATTATTAAAAAAAACCACACTCCTCAGTCTACTTTCCGCAGCAGTTTTATCTGCTACTGCACAATCGTCATCAGTTCCATACGAAGGGGTATCTGGATGGAAAGAAACAAAAGACAGTCGTATGGAATGGTTTAGAGAGGCTAGATTTGGCCTATTTATCCATTGGGGGCTCTACAGTGCTGCTGGAGGTAGTTGGGATGGAAAACAATATCCACAACACTATGCCGAATGGATACAAGCTTGGGCCAAAGTGCCAAGTAAAACTTATGCTGAAGTATTAAAACCAAAATTCACAGCTTCAAAATTTGATGCCACTGCGTGGGCATCTTTAGCTAAGGAAGCAGGTATGAAGTATGTTGTTATAACCTCACGTCACCACGAAGGATTCTCCATTTTTAATAGTCAACAACCTTATTCATTAAAAAATGACATCACAGAAGGTACTAATATTTCACCTAAAGGACGTGATCTTTATGAAGAAGTCGTTAAAGCATTTCGCGCTAAAGGATTAAAAGCAGGTGCTTACTATTCATTATTGGATTGGCAACATCCGGACTCTTACGAAGGTCTTTCCTATTTAAACCCCAACACTACTGGCTATAAGCCCAATCATGAAGTCTATAAAGATTATTTATATGGGCAGGTGAAAGAGCTTGCTAATAATTATGGTGGTTTAGATGTGTTATGGCTAGACTTTAGTAGTAAAAACAGAGAAGGCGAAAGCTGGGGAACAAAGCGTATCTTGACAGATTTAATCAAGTGGCAACCACAAATTATCGTTAACAATAGATTCTGGGATGGCCTAGAAAATAAAAATGGAGATATAGGCACTCCCGAAAAATATATACCACCAACCGGTCTTCCGGGTATGGACTGGGAAGTGAGCCACACGATGAATGAAAGTTATGGATATAGTGCACACGATCAAAACTGGAAATCTTTCGACAAAACAATGCGTTTATTTATTGAAACTGTTAGTAAAGGTGGAAACTTCTTACTTAACGTAGGACCAGATGGCGAAGGTGTAATACCTGAAAAAGCAGTGAAATTGCTTCAAGATATTGGACAATGGATGAAAGTTAATAGTGAAGCAATCTACGGTACTACAGCAAGCCCATTTCAAGGTCTTGACTGGGGATACTGTACTCAGAAGGGTAAAAAGCTTTATTTCCATGTTTTTGATATTCCACAAAATGGAGCCATAGAGGTGCCTTTGTCAAGTGCGATCAGTAAAGCATATGTAATAGGAAATTCTAAAAAGTCTTTAAAAATTACAAAGACATCTGCTGGCAAAACAATTCAATTACCAACTAATTTTAAAGGTCAAATGCCATTGGTGATCGTAGCTGAAATTAATGGTTTGCCAGAAGTTATAAGACAGCAGATACGCACTCAAAAAGACGGTCGAATAGTATTGACGGCAAATAATGCCAAATTAATTGGCGCTGGAGGAATTAAACTTATCGGTGCTACGACACATAATCCCAATCGTCCTAATGCAATAGGTGATTGGTCAAATAAAGGTGACCAAGTGATATGGGATATAAAAATACAACGTCCCGGCACTTATAAAGTAATCGTCAATTATCTCCCTAATGAACAAAAGTCAGGTACAATTTCACTTTCATTTGGAAACAACAAATTGTCATACCAACTTAATGATGCTAAAGGCAATCAGTTTGTAGATATGGAAATTGGAACATTCGAAATCTCTCAGCAATCGCTGGGTGATACTGCTTTAAAGGTTGAACTTAAGGCACTTGAAATCAAAGGAAACATGCTTCCAGAGATCAGTTCAATCAGACTGATTCCTGCTAAATAA
- a CDS encoding AraC family transcriptional regulator — MKAQLIEISPPSKKTIYIKLVDQAFLSNPLHFHELCELVLIEESYGKRIVGNHIDSFSAGDLVLIGPNVPHIWRNDDVFLTPNHHERARAIVIYFPADFLIQLTDDQSTIQAMEHFIDKAKDGLRFFGDTLEKAITMIRDLIEKDSLSKITGFLNLITLLYQTNEFESLASGSYKPIYNERENKRINLIYLYVMQNFRDTVSLKDASALLDMTPNAFCRFFKKHTQKSFSKFVNEMRIGHACKLLKDKNYNISEVCYASGYQNLTNFNKFFKEIMNKNPSVYRKEMELGKFNMNDHL, encoded by the coding sequence ATGAAAGCCCAATTAATAGAAATAAGTCCACCTTCAAAAAAAACAATCTATATTAAATTGGTGGATCAAGCTTTTTTAAGTAATCCTCTACATTTTCACGAATTATGTGAACTGGTTCTCATTGAAGAAAGTTATGGTAAGCGTATTGTTGGTAATCATATCGATTCATTTAGCGCTGGAGATTTGGTTTTGATCGGACCCAATGTTCCACATATCTGGCGTAATGATGATGTATTTTTGACCCCAAATCATCATGAACGTGCTAGAGCTATTGTGATTTATTTTCCTGCTGACTTTCTCATTCAATTAACAGATGATCAATCGACTATACAAGCCATGGAGCACTTTATAGATAAAGCAAAAGATGGTTTACGATTTTTTGGAGATACTTTAGAAAAAGCAATTACGATGATACGCGATTTAATTGAGAAAGATTCTTTATCTAAAATAACAGGTTTTCTTAATCTCATTACCCTACTTTATCAAACTAATGAATTCGAAAGTTTGGCAAGTGGTTCCTATAAACCCATTTATAACGAAAGAGAAAATAAACGTATAAATTTAATTTATCTGTATGTTATGCAGAATTTTAGGGATACGGTCTCCTTAAAAGATGCCTCCGCTTTATTAGACATGACTCCCAATGCATTCTGCAGATTTTTCAAAAAGCACACACAGAAATCATTTTCTAAATTTGTCAATGAAATGCGGATAGGTCATGCTTGTAAGTTATTAAAAGATAAAAACTACAATATATCTGAAGTCTGCTATGCGAGTGGCTATCAAAATCTAACGAACTTCAATAAGTTTTTTAAAGAAATTATGAACAAAAATCCTAGCGTGTACCGTAAAGAGATGGAATTAGGAAAATTTAACATGAATGACCATCTTTAA